The proteins below come from a single Nostoc sp. KVJ3 genomic window:
- a CDS encoding Ig-like domain-containing protein, whose amino-acid sequence MIKSKAFIQPLDRIAIALMLMLSVLIGLIILQGDVVTARVRDFTWQNQQIGAEDNSFTLTFSRPMEIKTVEDNLKIDPPLAGKFSWAGRRMVYTLLTPAPYGTNYKVQLQGAKDKFAEQEGNNRTNQPFTGNFRTRDRVILYIGTDKEEQGRLVLYNLTQEQKRILTPKDLIAMDFESFPDGEKILFSARASKNQDLLSAQLYTVTTGVSSKSGQQAEPVGKVDLVLDSKDYENLKFDLSPDGQTIVIQRGNKTNPGDFGLWFMPATSDDNSAEKPTPKRLKSQPGGDFMITPDSKAVAVAQGQGAAILPLQGDATKPLDFLPQFGLVQAFSKDGSQAAMVKFNTDYTRDLFLVTNQGVQKQLLKTTGSILSCQFDIASPTLYCLLTQLISKEQYIEQPYVVAIDLKTGKQKPLLVLPPAQRNVQMSLSSDGLGLLFDQVVPQTNPPASLPPNTLKTDDGDAIATSSLWLMPLLPIADAATVEIRPEQLPLAGFHPRWLP is encoded by the coding sequence ATGATTAAATCTAAAGCATTTATTCAACCACTAGATCGGATAGCGATCGCACTGATGCTAATGCTGAGTGTGCTAATTGGGTTAATCATATTGCAAGGTGATGTGGTAACTGCTCGTGTGCGGGACTTTACCTGGCAAAACCAACAGATTGGGGCGGAAGATAACTCCTTCACCCTCACCTTCAGCCGCCCAATGGAAATAAAAACCGTAGAGGATAACTTGAAAATCGATCCACCCCTAGCAGGTAAATTCAGTTGGGCTGGGCGGCGGATGGTTTATACACTGCTAACACCCGCACCTTATGGCACGAATTATAAAGTGCAGTTACAGGGAGCCAAAGATAAGTTTGCAGAGCAAGAAGGCAACAATCGAACGAACCAGCCTTTTACAGGGAATTTCCGCACACGCGATCGCGTCATTCTTTACATAGGAACCGATAAAGAAGAACAGGGACGATTAGTTCTTTATAACTTAACCCAAGAGCAAAAAAGGATACTTACCCCCAAAGACTTGATAGCAATGGACTTTGAGTCATTTCCAGATGGGGAGAAAATTTTATTTTCGGCTCGCGCCAGCAAAAACCAAGACTTACTTTCAGCCCAGCTGTACACAGTCACAACAGGCGTTTCTAGTAAATCTGGACAACAAGCAGAACCAGTAGGCAAAGTTGACCTAGTTTTAGATAGTAAAGATTATGAAAACCTGAAATTTGACTTATCACCTGATGGGCAAACTATTGTCATCCAGAGGGGAAACAAAACTAATCCCGGCGACTTTGGACTGTGGTTTATGCCCGCAACCAGCGACGATAATTCAGCAGAAAAACCCACCCCTAAACGTCTAAAAAGTCAACCGGGGGGAGACTTTATGATCACACCAGATAGTAAAGCCGTAGCAGTTGCCCAAGGTCAAGGAGCAGCAATATTACCACTGCAAGGTGATGCCACAAAACCCCTAGATTTTCTACCGCAGTTCGGTTTGGTACAGGCTTTCTCTAAAGATGGTTCTCAAGCAGCGATGGTCAAATTTAATACAGATTACACGCGAGATTTGTTTTTAGTGACAAACCAAGGTGTGCAGAAACAATTATTAAAAACAACAGGCTCAATTCTCAGCTGCCAATTTGACATCGCCTCACCAACCCTTTACTGCTTGCTAACACAGCTAATATCTAAAGAACAATACATAGAACAGCCTTATGTAGTGGCAATTGATCTAAAAACTGGTAAACAGAAACCCTTGCTAGTATTGCCTCCCGCTCAACGGAATGTGCAAATGAGTTTATCTTCTGACGGTTTGGGCTTGTTATTTGACCAAGTAGTACCGCAGACAAACCCCCCAGCATCATTACCGCCAAATACTTTAAAAACTGATGATGGAGATGCGATCGCTACCAGTAGCCTGTGGTTAATGCCTCTGTTACCCATTGCTGATGCTGCAACTGTTGAAATTAGACCAGAACAACTACCCTTAGCCGGATTTCATCCACGTTGGCTACCTTGA
- a CDS encoding RNA ligase (ATP) produces the protein MSIFKVEVVKINSINPHPNADRLDIASIEDMGYQVIIVKGNFQPGDLGFYFPIDSVIPENFLDRFGIRNYYSKKLRAAKLCGIFSEGLLIPVGNNFMGNVGDDYTEYFGVTKYEYPIPQGMSGEVESFIGHYKFPSPENLKRYKNILIEGEEVVVTEKLHGTNFSVLVDADGTTKIGSHNYFWKNSEVNKKLVYIRAYNENEALQKLPPGTQIFGEIYGVQDIKYGLNNGNIGIAIFAVRRGSYFLNYSDFVAFCNEFALPKVPVLYIGAYTWEAVSQFNNANSVVSPNCIMEGVVVQPVIEKTHPEIGRVVLKLISDRYLLRKDGTELH, from the coding sequence ATAAGTATTTTTAAAGTTGAAGTTGTTAAAATCAACAGTATTAATCCTCATCCTAATGCTGATAGACTAGATATTGCCTCTATTGAAGATATGGGGTATCAAGTAATTATAGTCAAAGGAAACTTTCAGCCTGGTGATTTAGGTTTTTACTTTCCGATTGATAGTGTTATTCCAGAAAACTTTTTAGATCGGTTTGGTATTCGTAACTACTACTCGAAAAAACTGCGTGCTGCCAAACTTTGCGGAATTTTTTCTGAGGGTTTGCTTATTCCCGTTGGTAATAACTTTATGGGAAATGTCGGAGACGACTACACGGAGTATTTTGGTGTCACAAAGTACGAATATCCAATTCCTCAAGGGATGAGCGGGGAAGTAGAAAGTTTTATTGGACATTACAAATTCCCCAGTCCAGAAAACCTTAAACGTTACAAAAACATCCTAATTGAAGGTGAAGAAGTTGTTGTAACAGAGAAGTTGCACGGAACGAACTTCTCTGTTTTAGTTGATGCTGATGGCACAACTAAAATTGGCAGCCATAATTACTTCTGGAAAAACAGCGAAGTAAACAAAAAATTAGTTTATATTCGTGCTTACAACGAAAACGAAGCTTTACAGAAACTTCCGCCAGGAACTCAGATTTTTGGCGAAATCTACGGCGTACAAGATATCAAATATGGCTTGAATAATGGCAATATTGGAATTGCTATATTTGCTGTGCGTCGCGGTAGTTATTTTCTCAATTACAGCGATTTTGTGGCTTTTTGCAATGAATTTGCTTTGCCGAAAGTGCCCGTGCTTTATATCGGTGCTTACACTTGGGAAGCGGTGTCTCAGTTCAATAATGCCAATAGTGTAGTTAGTCCCAATTGCATCATGGAAGGCGTTGTTGTGCAACCGGTCATTGAGAAAACGCATCCAGAAATAGGTAGAGTAGTCTTGAAGTTGATTAGCGATCGCTATCTGCTCCGTAAGGATGGAACTGAACTCCATTAG
- a CDS encoding sulfite exporter TauE/SafE family protein, translating to MIDFSWLILVAGGLISGVIAGLLGIGGGIITIPLLVTLGYTPVQAIATSSLAIVITSISGSLQNWWMGYFDFKRVIYLGIPAFLTTGIGVYFANKIPSYIILFTFGIILLANIYLIELRKQLILKEKENTEPVFNSLVSKIGTGGAAGILAGLFGLGGGTIMVPLQMLLLKEEIKVAIQTSLGVIVITALAACTGHALEGNILFFQGIVLGCGGLLGVQMSTRTLPKLPDSTVNLVLRIFLGTLSIYLFWEAWINYQQIVTNS from the coding sequence ATGATTGATTTTAGTTGGTTAATTTTAGTAGCTGGAGGTCTAATATCTGGAGTTATAGCTGGACTTTTAGGAATAGGTGGTGGTATCATTACAATTCCTCTTTTAGTCACACTAGGTTATACTCCCGTTCAGGCGATCGCTACTAGTAGCCTTGCGATCGTGATTACTTCAATTTCTGGAAGCTTACAAAATTGGTGGATGGGCTACTTTGACTTTAAACGAGTAATTTATTTAGGAATTCCAGCTTTTTTAACTACTGGAATAGGTGTATATTTCGCCAACAAAATTCCATCCTATATAATACTCTTTACATTTGGCATCATACTACTCGCTAATATCTATTTGATTGAGCTTCGTAAACAACTAATTTTAAAAGAGAAAGAGAATACAGAGCCAGTATTTAACTCATTGGTTTCTAAAATTGGTACTGGGGGAGCAGCAGGGATTTTAGCAGGTTTATTTGGCTTAGGTGGCGGTACAATTATGGTGCCACTACAAATGTTACTACTAAAAGAAGAAATTAAAGTCGCAATTCAGACTAGTTTAGGTGTGATTGTTATTACTGCCTTAGCTGCCTGTACAGGACACGCTCTAGAGGGAAATATTCTGTTTTTTCAAGGTATAGTTTTGGGATGCGGAGGTCTTTTAGGCGTTCAGATGAGTACTCGCACATTGCCAAAACTGCCAGATTCGACTGTGAATTTAGTGCTTCGCATCTTCTTGGGTACACTATCAATATATCTTTTTTGGGAAGCTTGGATAAATTATCAACAAATAGTTACTAATTCGTAA
- a CDS encoding sulfite oxidase, giving the protein MSDKNLFDQEDYLQARVDECIWQKSTDAGMSRQRFLKILATMVGATAIGGLAKPAPAHSQAGVKTKASKILKPLPPGYISHGKGTLEMNWEAMYGRGYLVPNDWFYVHNRSTPPTFDPSTWRLQIHGTGVSVPCEFTYDEIIAMPSISVTCAIECAANGRRFFEEAYNTPLSGTRWRLGAIGVAEWTGVPMSILLERAGLKSTAKDVLVEGADFDSLDSKDTNKSKFNNVVPIAKALADNSLVVYAMNGEPLPPDHGQPCRALFPGWGGNANVKWIERIEVSETPIYTQWVTEQMVLVGADYPAIAPYKGKLITYQNVKSAFELAWPATLSAQTHLLRGRSWSGKGKITRVEVSLDGGKTWQYARLREPNFPFAWTRWDIEWNPVPGEYFLRAIATDNLGNTQPITVPWNDFGLLYGGVVSHPVTVRG; this is encoded by the coding sequence TTGAGCGATAAAAACCTCTTTGACCAGGAGGATTATCTACAGGCACGGGTTGATGAGTGCATCTGGCAAAAAAGCACAGATGCAGGTATGTCGCGCCAGCGGTTTCTGAAAATACTAGCCACGATGGTTGGTGCAACAGCCATTGGAGGATTAGCTAAACCTGCACCTGCTCACAGTCAGGCAGGTGTTAAAACCAAAGCTAGTAAAATACTTAAGCCATTGCCACCTGGGTATATCTCTCATGGCAAAGGCACGTTAGAAATGAACTGGGAAGCGATGTATGGGCGTGGTTATTTAGTACCAAACGATTGGTTTTATGTTCACAACCGCAGTACACCTCCAACCTTTGACCCATCTACATGGCGTTTGCAAATTCATGGAACTGGGGTTTCTGTGCCTTGCGAATTTACTTACGATGAAATCATCGCTATGCCATCCATCTCAGTCACCTGTGCCATAGAGTGTGCTGCTAATGGTCGGCGCTTCTTTGAAGAGGCTTACAACACACCACTATCTGGAACTCGGTGGAGGCTTGGAGCCATTGGTGTGGCTGAGTGGACGGGTGTACCAATGAGCATATTATTAGAGCGGGCTGGATTGAAATCTACAGCGAAAGATGTACTCGTTGAGGGTGCAGATTTTGATTCGCTGGACTCAAAGGACACAAATAAATCCAAGTTCAACAATGTAGTTCCCATTGCCAAAGCACTTGCAGATAACTCCCTCGTTGTCTATGCAATGAACGGAGAACCATTACCTCCAGATCATGGCCAGCCATGCCGTGCCCTATTCCCTGGTTGGGGAGGAAACGCCAACGTTAAATGGATTGAGCGGATTGAAGTTTCTGAAACGCCGATATATACCCAGTGGGTAACAGAGCAGATGGTACTGGTTGGTGCTGATTACCCAGCGATCGCACCATATAAAGGTAAGCTGATTACCTATCAAAATGTTAAGAGCGCTTTTGAGTTAGCTTGGCCCGCTACACTTTCGGCTCAAACTCACTTACTACGTGGACGTTCTTGGTCTGGGAAAGGAAAAATTACCCGTGTAGAAGTCAGTCTAGATGGCGGTAAAACTTGGCAATATGCCCGACTTAGAGAACCAAACTTTCCATTTGCATGGACACGGTGGGACATCGAATGGAACCCAGTTCCTGGTGAATATTTTCTCCGAGCTATTGCTACTGACAATTTAGGTAACACACAACCTATTACAGTTCCGTGGAATGATTTTGGATTGCTCTACGGAGGCGTTGTTAGTCATCCGGTGACAGTACGGGGATGA
- a CDS encoding aminotransferase class V-fold PLP-dependent enzyme: MTDILLTGVNIKQEAVQLPLVAENFDSFWEKEIRPLFTDESLSFRVKTLKGNYVTYVNLDNGATTTPFATLKQHVDDMLDTYGSVHRGSGQKSIITTREYDASRNVIRDFVGSSLNNYVIFAKNTTEAINGAATLWAKKPGKILVSDIEHSSNLLPWVTRDEVVQYRTQPDGSVSVAEIEEIFKAHQNLPEAEQIKLVTITGASTITGYRPPIYEIASLAHRYGAKIFADVCQLIQHERVDMRADDDPCHLDFVAFSGHKMYAPYGTGVLLGPKEFFDSSYPYQIGGGNLPYITRNLEIKRFYTERAHDPGTPNAMGAIAIAKAIDIIETLGRDRIAQYEHSLVEFTYTRLRLIPGVKLHIPGDNLAHVIPFDIDGFDGRLVAEILAQEYGIGVRAGAFCTYEYIRKLKNISDERDYEIAQEVDRGITRNIPSIIRASFAVYNTLEDCDRFIDAIAQIAKNGFDYYLPNYIQDEITGVWTATNS; the protein is encoded by the coding sequence ATGACCGACATACTTTTAACGGGTGTAAATATAAAGCAAGAAGCTGTCCAATTACCGCTAGTTGCAGAAAATTTTGATAGTTTTTGGGAGAAAGAAATTAGACCGTTATTTACAGATGAGTCTCTATCTTTTCGGGTAAAGACTCTTAAGGGAAACTATGTTACATACGTCAACTTGGATAATGGAGCTACAACTACTCCCTTTGCAACCCTTAAGCAGCATGTGGATGATATGCTTGACACTTATGGCAGCGTGCATAGAGGTTCTGGGCAAAAATCCATCATCACAACACGAGAATATGACGCTAGCCGGAACGTTATTCGGGACTTTGTGGGGTCATCTTTAAACAACTATGTCATCTTTGCGAAGAATACAACAGAAGCAATTAATGGAGCCGCTACACTTTGGGCAAAAAAACCTGGAAAAATCTTAGTTTCTGATATTGAGCATTCATCAAACTTACTCCCTTGGGTTACTAGAGACGAAGTTGTGCAGTACAGAACCCAACCGGACGGAAGTGTAAGTGTTGCAGAAATAGAAGAAATTTTCAAGGCACACCAAAATCTTCCTGAAGCCGAGCAAATTAAGTTAGTAACTATTACAGGTGCTTCAACAATTACAGGTTACAGACCCCCAATTTACGAAATCGCATCTTTAGCACATCGGTATGGTGCGAAGATTTTTGCCGATGTGTGTCAGTTAATTCAGCATGAGCGAGTAGATATGCGTGCTGATGATGACCCATGTCATTTAGATTTTGTGGCTTTCTCTGGACACAAGATGTATGCACCTTATGGAACTGGTGTTTTGCTTGGGCCAAAGGAATTTTTTGATAGTTCTTACCCTTATCAAATTGGTGGTGGGAACCTGCCTTATATCACCAGAAATCTAGAGATCAAGCGTTTTTATACAGAACGGGCCCATGACCCTGGGACACCAAACGCAATGGGGGCGATCGCCATTGCCAAGGCAATTGATATTATCGAAACACTAGGGCGCGATCGCATTGCTCAGTATGAACACTCTCTAGTTGAATTCACATATACACGGCTTAGGCTGATTCCTGGAGTTAAATTACATATCCCAGGAGATAATTTAGCCCATGTTATTCCCTTTGATATTGATGGGTTTGATGGACGCTTAGTAGCAGAAATTTTGGCACAAGAATACGGAATTGGGGTCAGGGCTGGGGCTTTCTGCACTTATGAATATATTCGCAAACTCAAGAATATTTCGGATGAGCGAGACTACGAAATTGCTCAAGAAGTAGACAGGGGAATTACGCGCAACATTCCTAGTATTATCCGCGCCAGCTTTGCAGTATATAATACATTAGAAGACTGCGATCGGTTTATTGATGCGATCGCACAAATAGCTAAAAACGGATTTGACTACTATTTGCCCAACTACATACAAGATGAAATAACTGGTGTTTGGACAGCGACAAACAGCTAA